The following are encoded in a window of Scophthalmus maximus strain ysfricsl-2021 chromosome 6, ASM2237912v1, whole genome shotgun sequence genomic DNA:
- the slc32a1 gene encoding vesicular inhibitory amino acid transporter gives MATLIRSKLSNKLSNAATTVTNKSQAKVSGMFARMGFQAATDEEGLGFAACDDLDYDHRQGMQMDIMSSDEMGGEASGDGGALAGDSHYQRDGTGPVLSGSKDGGSNNELSEVRPRITSWEAGWNVTNAIQGMFVLGLPYAILHGGYLGLFLIIFAAVVCCYTGKILISCLYEEDEDGQLVRVRDSYVDIANACCAPRFPSLGGHVVNVAQIIELVMTCILYVVVSGNLMYNSFPNMPISQKSWAIIATVALLPCAFLKNLKAVSKFSLLCTMAHFVINVLVIAYCLSRARDWAWDKVKFYIDVKKFPISIGIIVFSYTSQIFLPSLEGNMDKPSEFHCMMNWTHISACILKGLFALVAYLTWADATKEVITDNLPPTIRAVVNLFLVAKALLSYPLPFFAAVEVLEKSFFQDGGRAYFPDCYGGDGRLKSWGLTLRCSLVVFTLLMAIYVPHFALLMGLTGSLTGAGLCFLLPSLFHLKLLWRKLLWHQVFFDVSIFVIGGICSVSGFIHSVEGLVEAFKYNIEE, from the exons atggCGACGTTAATCAGAAGCAAGCTTTCTAATAAACTGTCAAACGCAGCCACGACTGTGACCAACAAATCCCAGGCGAAGGTGAGCGGCATGTTCGCCAGGATGGGGTTCCAGGCCGCCACCGACGAGGAGGGTCTCGGCTTCGCCGCCTGCGACGACCTGGACTACGACCACCGGCAGGGCATGCAAATGGACATTATGTCGTCCGatgagatgggaggagaggcgAGCGGGGACGGGGGCGCGCTGGCCGGGGACAGCCACTACCAGAGAGACGGCACCGGTCCGGTGCTCTCAGGCTCCAAGGACGGAGGTTCGAATAACGAGTTGTCCGAAGTCAGACCAAGAATCACCTCGTGGGAGGCGGGCTGGAACGTCACGAATGCAATCCAG GGGATGTTTGTCCTCGGGCTGCCCTACGCCATCCTGCACGGAGGATACCTCGGACTCTTTCTCATTATTTTCGCCGCCGTCGTGTGCTGTTACACGGGGAAAATCCTCATCTCCTGCCTGtacgaggaggacgaagacggGCAGCTCGTCCGCGTGAGGGACTCCTATGTGGACATTGCCAACGCCTGCTGCGCGCCCAGGTTCCCGTCGTTGGGTGGCCACGTCGTGAATGTAGCCCAGATCATAGAGCTGGTGATGACGTGCATCCTGTACGTGGTGGTCAGCGGCAATCTCATGTACAACAGCTTCCCCAACATGCCGATTTCCCAGAAGTCGTGGGCCATCATCGCCACCGTCGCCCTGCTCCCCTGCGCCTTCCTCAAGAACCTGAAAGCCGTGTCCAAGTTCAGCTTGCTGTGCACGATGGCCCACTTCGTCATCAACGTCCTCGTGATCGCGTACTGCCTCTCCAGGGCGCGCGACTGGGCCTGGGACAAGGTCAAGTTTTACATCGACGTCAAGAAGTTCCCCATCTCCATTGGGATTATCGTGTTCAGCTACACGTCGCAGATCTTCCTGCCGTCGCTGGAGGGGAACATGGACAAACCGAGCGAGTTCCACTGCATGATGAACTGGACCCACATCAGTGCCTGCATCCTCAAGGGCCTGTTCGCCCTGGTGGCCTACTTGACCTGGGCCGACGCCACCAAGGAGGTCATCACAGACAACCTGCCCCCGACCATCCGCGCCGTCGTCAACCTCTTTCTCGTGGCCAAAGCTTTGCTGTCGTACCCGCTGCCGTTCTTCGCCGCCGTCGAGGTCTTGGAGAAGTCGTTTTTCCAGGACGGCGGACGCGCGTACTTTCCCGATTGCTACGGCGGCGACGGACGCCTAAAATCCTGGGGACTCACTCTCCGATGTAGCCTTGTCGTGTTCACCTTGCTCATGGCGATCTACGTGCCACACTTCGCCCTGCTCATGGGCCTCACCGGCAGCCTGACGGGCGCGGGCCTGTGCTTTCTGCTTCCCAGCCTCTTCCACCTCAAGCTTCTATGGAGAAAGCTGCTGTGGCACCAGGTTTTCTTCGACGTCTCCATCTTTGTAATAGGAGGCATATGCAGCGTGTCCGGCTTCATCCACTCGGTAGAGGGGCTCGTAGAGGCTTTCAAATATAACATAGAAGAGTAG
- the aurka gene encoding aurora kinase A — protein sequence MDSSARLKMTKDMKLQRPEVKPSGEGPKRIPVSQQSQMAVVTPTPHQRVLGVSNGPQRIQRPMSHQKPVSHVSVAIKSAQPSDQNVNPNAQIVNPAAPPKPSSQQNQLKTNVPKVQREPVKPPLESAKPEKPQNKPAKIDSSDVSSSKKRWGLENFDIGRPLGKGKFGNVYLARERQSKFILALKVLFKKQLEKAGVEHQLRREVEIQSHLRHPNILRLYGYFHDSSRVYLILEFAPRGELYGELQRCGSFPEDRSATYIMELADALNYCHNKKVIHRDIKPENLLLGDNGELKIADFGWSVHTPSSRRSTLCGTLDYLPPEMIEGKTHDEKVDLWSLGVLCYEFLVGKPPFETKSHEETYRKISRVEYNYPAQASISAGAKNLIAELLKHNPMHRLPIHGVLTHPWVVECSTKKPTTLNNEEPSQ from the exons ATGGACTCTTCTGCGAGACTTAAGATGACAAAAGACATGAAACTTCAACGGCCTGAAGTCAAA CCGAGCGGCGAAGGACCAAAGCGGATTCCTGTGTCCCAGCAGTCCCAGATGGCTGTGGTTACCCCAACTCCACATCAGCGCGTCCTGGGCGTGTCAAACGGACCTCAGCGCATTCAGCGGCCCATGAGCCATCAGAAGCCAGTGTCTCACGTATCTGTTGCCATCAAGTCCGCGCAACCCTCCGATCAGAATGTGAACCCCAACGCTCAGATTGTGAATCCAGCCGCTCCGCCCAAACCCAGTTCCCAGCAAAACCAGCTAAAGACAAATGTGCCCAAGGTTCAGCGGGAGCCGGTCAAACCCCCGTTGGAATCAGCAAAGCCGGAGAAGCCACAGA aCAAACCTGCCAAGATTGATTCTTCTGATGTCTCTTCATCAAA GAAGCGATGGGGCCTGGAAAATTTTGACATTGGCCGTCCCTTGGGCAAAGGTAAATTTGGCAACGTCTACCTGGCGAGAGAGCGACAGAGTAAGTTCATCTTGGCCCTGAAGGTGCTCTTCAAGAAGCAGCTGGAGAAGGCCGGGGTGGAGCACCAGCTgaggagagaagtggagatCCAGTCTCACCTCAG GCACCCCAATATCTTGCGCCTCTACGGCTACTTCCACGACTCGTCTCGGGTGTATCTCATCCTCGAGTTTGCACCCAGGGGAGAGCTGTACGGTGAGCTGCAGCGCTGTGGAAGTTTCCCCGAGGACAGAAGTGCCACG TACATCATGGAGCTGGCAGATGCCCTGAACTATTGCCATAACAAGAAGGTGATCCATAGGGACATCAAACCAGAGAACCTGTTACTGGGGGACAATGGGGAGCTGAAGATTGCAGATTTTGGCTGGTCTGTTCATACACCCTCCTCCAG GCGGTCCACCCTGTGTGGAACACTGGACTACTTGCCCCCGGAGATGATTGAGGGAAAGACTCACGATGAAAAGGTGGATCTGTGGAGCCTGGGTGTCCTCTGCTACGAGTTCCTGGTCGGAAAGCCCCCCTTTGAAACCAAAAGTCACGAGGAGACCTACCGCAAGATATCAAGG GTGGAGTACAATTACCCTGCGCAGGCCAGTATCAGCGCTGGAGCCAAAAACTTAATCGCCGAGCTGTTGAAGCACAACCCCATGCACAGGTTGCCCATCCACGGAGTCCTGACCCACCCCTGGGTGGTTGAATGCTCGACCAAGAAGCCCACGACTCTGAACAATGAAGAGCCCAGCCAATGA